One window of the Endomicrobium proavitum genome contains the following:
- a CDS encoding prepilin peptidase, protein MEPIIMTFAAAILTVLVFGLIIGNFAAKAATVISKKKKTLYIFIELISAAASVALFIKYGFSFQFLFFIFFAFILIVISAVDYYVRIIPDIFCIVLIVLAGVFCFFNIELGANLQQRFLNSGIGLITGGAVMIIMGALGKLIYKKETLGGGDVKLMAAVGAWIGWEKVLFAVFIAACLGSIAGIILILLKKISRKSYLPFAPFLSAATFLTIFLPPANALANAVFSAETNFLNSVLGI, encoded by the coding sequence TTGGAACCAATTATAATGACATTTGCCGCCGCCATATTAACGGTTTTGGTTTTCGGACTTATCATCGGCAATTTTGCCGCAAAAGCGGCAACAGTCATATCTAAAAAAAAGAAAACTCTATATATTTTTATAGAATTAATATCAGCCGCGGCAAGCGTCGCTCTTTTTATAAAATACGGATTTTCTTTTCAGTTTCTTTTTTTTATATTTTTTGCATTTATTTTAATAGTAATATCGGCAGTAGATTACTATGTTAGAATTATACCGGACATATTTTGCATAGTGCTTATTGTTCTCGCCGGAGTGTTTTGTTTTTTTAATATTGAACTCGGCGCAAATTTACAACAGCGATTTTTGAATTCCGGCATCGGGTTGATAACCGGCGGCGCGGTTATGATAATTATGGGCGCTTTAGGCAAGCTTATTTACAAAAAAGAAACCCTCGGCGGCGGAGACGTAAAACTTATGGCAGCCGTCGGAGCGTGGATTGGGTGGGAAAAAGTTTTATTTGCCGTTTTTATAGCGGCGTGTCTTGGAAGCATTGCGGGCATAATTTTAATATTACTTAAAAAAATAAGCAGAAAAAGTTATCTGCCCTTTGCGCCGTTTCTTTCAGCGGCAACTTTTCTAACTATTTTTCTTCCGCCTGCAAATGCGCTGGCAAATGCCGTATTTTCGGCAGAAACCAATTTTTTAAACTCTGTTTTAGGAATATAA
- a CDS encoding RelA/SpoT family protein — translation MEELKTALSYLNESDFKLIEKAYDYASCAHSYQTRASGEPYLRHLVAAALNLAEIKMDAPTIAAALLHDILEDTLVTEPELQKEFGNEITSLVNGVTKLNKYQFDDNITKQAENWRKMLLAVVKDIRIIIIKLSDRLHNMRTLKYLTPQQQKNIASESLTLYAPFAHRLGIYKWKNELEDLAFEILQPEEYHLIKNQLEQRAENDIRNLTEVETQLKNKLAPSHIAFRTAARPKNLYGIYKKMQRQNKPFSEIQDLFGLRVITDTVENCYAILSTINSNFKLLENSFTDYINLPKPNMYQSLHLTIISDKGAIVETQIRTEEMHQRAEYGVAAHWRYKKNVETGATGAKEDAKNMTAEDRLDWLKKFLEFKGETTDSNEFLDSLKTECNFEQIFVFTPAKQLIKLPLGATCLDFAYAVHSDIGDKFMGAKINGKIAPINAKLNNGDICEILVRNNIRPSANWLEFATTAHARARIRKYLREHETTK, via the coding sequence ATGGAAGAATTAAAAACAGCGTTATCTTATTTAAACGAATCGGATTTTAAGCTTATTGAAAAAGCTTACGACTACGCTTCGTGCGCGCACTCTTACCAAACAAGAGCTTCCGGCGAGCCTTATTTGCGCCACCTTGTAGCGGCAGCGTTAAACCTTGCCGAAATTAAAATGGACGCGCCTACAATAGCCGCGGCGCTTTTGCACGATATTTTGGAAGATACTCTCGTTACCGAACCGGAACTTCAAAAAGAGTTTGGAAATGAAATAACTTCTCTTGTAAACGGCGTAACAAAACTTAACAAATACCAGTTTGACGATAACATAACAAAACAAGCCGAAAATTGGCGCAAAATGCTTTTAGCTGTTGTAAAAGATATCCGTATTATTATAATTAAACTTTCCGACAGACTTCACAATATGCGCACCCTGAAGTATCTTACGCCTCAACAGCAAAAAAATATTGCAAGCGAATCGCTCACGCTTTACGCTCCTTTTGCGCATAGACTCGGCATTTATAAATGGAAAAACGAGCTTGAAGATTTGGCATTTGAAATTTTACAGCCCGAAGAATATCATTTAATAAAAAACCAGCTTGAACAAAGAGCCGAAAACGACATACGAAACCTTACCGAAGTTGAAACCCAGCTTAAAAATAAACTTGCGCCGTCGCACATTGCTTTCAGAACCGCGGCAAGACCTAAAAATCTTTACGGTATTTACAAAAAAATGCAAAGGCAGAATAAACCGTTCTCGGAAATTCAAGACTTATTCGGACTTAGGGTTATTACCGACACGGTTGAAAACTGCTACGCTATTTTAAGCACAATAAATTCCAACTTTAAACTTTTGGAAAATTCATTTACCGATTATATAAACTTGCCCAAACCAAACATGTATCAGTCGCTGCACTTAACAATAATTTCCGACAAAGGCGCAATTGTTGAAACGCAAATACGCACGGAAGAAATGCACCAGCGGGCAGAATACGGAGTGGCTGCTCACTGGCGTTATAAAAAAAATGTTGAAACCGGCGCAACAGGGGCAAAAGAAGACGCAAAAAATATGACGGCGGAAGACAGATTGGACTGGCTAAAAAAGTTTTTGGAATTTAAAGGGGAAACAACGGATTCAAACGAGTTTTTAGACTCGCTGAAAACCGAATGCAACTTTGAACAAATATTTGTTTTTACTCCCGCAAAACAACTTATAAAATTACCTTTAGGAGCAACATGTCTTGATTTTGCTTACGCGGTTCATTCGGATATCGGCGATAAATTCATGGGCGCAAAAATTAACGGAAAAATAGCGCCTATTAACGCCAAGCTAAACAACGGCGACATCTGCGAAATTTTAGTAAGAAACAACATAAGACCAAGCGCAAACTGGTTAGAATTCGCCACAACCGCTCACGCCCGAGCCAGAATAAGAAAATACTTAAGAGAACACGAAACAACAAAGTGA
- a CDS encoding glycosyltransferase family 4 protein — protein sequence MSSEILYLTAFVTALIISILATPLCRLLAKKLNVLDNPVTAVKTHKISTPYLGGVAIALGWLVSLFAVRYSTSFPDGTLRSLRGIIIGALVVLFLGLIDDAKFKGLGFKSKLFIQFAAACIVVFGFDIRINFISIYWLSCLVSIFWIVGITNAFNIIDIMDGLSSGIATIAALAFLFISLPTEQIYVNFCAIALAGALIGFMPFNLSKSKKIFMGDTGSLFIGFILASLAMGTEYTSIHEIGLFAPLFILAVPIYETFLVSWFRIRKGKLPFMGSKDHYALRLEMMGLKRKNILLITYAVCIALAVCAYFFTKLSGVYALMLFLFIFICLWAASIKLASVKVE from the coding sequence ATGAGTTCTGAAATTCTTTATTTGACGGCATTTGTTACGGCATTAATTATTTCAATACTTGCAACGCCTTTATGCAGACTGCTTGCAAAAAAACTGAATGTGTTAGATAATCCGGTAACGGCAGTTAAAACGCACAAAATAAGCACGCCTTACCTTGGCGGCGTAGCTATAGCTTTAGGCTGGCTTGTTTCTTTGTTTGCGGTCAGATATTCAACAAGTTTTCCCGACGGAACTTTAAGAAGTTTGAGAGGAATTATCATCGGAGCGCTCGTCGTTTTATTTTTAGGGCTTATAGACGACGCGAAGTTTAAAGGTCTTGGGTTTAAATCAAAATTATTTATACAATTTGCGGCGGCATGCATTGTAGTTTTTGGTTTTGACATAAGAATAAATTTTATTTCAATTTATTGGCTTTCGTGTCTTGTAAGCATTTTTTGGATAGTGGGAATAACTAACGCTTTCAACATAATAGATATTATGGACGGGCTCTCAAGCGGAATTGCAACTATCGCCGCCCTCGCATTTTTATTTATATCTCTTCCAACGGAACAAATATACGTAAATTTTTGCGCCATAGCTTTGGCGGGCGCATTGATTGGCTTTATGCCGTTTAATCTTTCAAAATCAAAAAAGATTTTCATGGGCGATACCGGAAGTCTTTTTATAGGTTTTATTCTTGCAAGTCTTGCCATGGGCACGGAATACACAAGCATCCACGAAATAGGATTATTTGCGCCGTTATTTATTCTTGCGGTGCCTATTTATGAAACGTTTCTTGTCAGCTGGTTTAGAATCCGCAAAGGAAAACTGCCTTTTATGGGCAGCAAAGATCATTACGCTCTGCGTCTTGAAATGATGGGATTAAAAAGAAAAAATATTCTTCTTATAACTTACGCGGTTTGCATAGCGCTTGCCGTATGCGCATATTTTTTTACAAAACTCAGCGGCGTTTACGCGCTTATGCTTTTTCTGTTTATTTTTATATGTTTATGGGCGGCAAGCATTAAACTTGCGTCGGTTAAGGTGGAATAA
- the rpmB gene encoding 50S ribosomal protein L28: MSYKCVVCGKGSSSGNTISHSHKASKRLFRPNLQSLNILLDGKKTREYVCTSCIKSNKVKKAI, translated from the coding sequence ATGTCTTATAAATGCGTAGTTTGCGGAAAAGGTTCATCATCTGGAAATACAATCAGCCATTCACATAAGGCTTCAAAAAGACTTTTCAGACCTAATCTTCAAAGCTTAAATATTTTGCTTGACGGCAAAAAAACCCGCGAGTATGTTTGCACCTCATGCATAAAGTCAAACAAAGTTAAAAAGGCAATTTAG
- a CDS encoding type II secretion system protein: MDKKNGFGKIEICIAVMIAIIFAIIVIPKLSSIIEKSKEGATKGSLGSLRSAIAMYYGDNNGVYPSTDIIKELTDDSKYIDKIPTAYTGHHRKTNDITTSDFDKNPDTGGWAYKSDDAPDSTGKIKGQIWINCTHTDSHGNVWNQL, from the coding sequence ATGGATAAGAAAAACGGTTTCGGCAAAATAGAAATATGCATAGCTGTAATGATAGCGATAATTTTTGCAATTATAGTAATTCCAAAACTGTCGAGCATAATAGAAAAATCTAAAGAAGGCGCAACTAAAGGCTCGTTAGGTTCGTTAAGAAGCGCCATAGCAATGTATTACGGCGATAACAACGGCGTTTATCCGTCAACGGATATTATAAAAGAGCTTACCGACGACAGTAAATATATTGACAAAATCCCTACCGCATATACCGGACATCACCGCAAAACTAACGACATAACTACGTCGGATTTTGACAAAAATCCTGATACCGGAGGCTGGGCGTATAAATCCGACGACGCGCCGGATTCTACCGGCAAAATAAAAGGGCAAATCTGGATTAACTGCACGCACACGGATTCTCACGGAAACGTTTGGAACCAATTATAA
- a CDS encoding protoporphyrinogen/coproporphyrinogen oxidase — translation MPKTVIIGAGISGLTAAYFLKKPYAVLEAKPYAGGLCASFYEDGFTFDCSGHFIHIKDKKIKKLVEKLTGGTDEIKRNAAIYLDKTFVPYPFQANLYYLNNKIKKECVDGILKRKEIAISTSMPFIDWSKAMFGSGITKYFMQPYNQKLWSYDLKKMTAAWSGPFVPKPDAKTIVESAYSKNKEHYGYNSVFYYPKNKGCQALINGMLKKVKPEYNSKTTKIDIKNKVVHAGCKQYKYNKIISTQPLTELIKQISNVPANVKKAAAKLVCNSVRCVNIGVKAATGIAKNLKGVHWLYLPESKFPFYRIGVYSNVNAKTAPKNSYGFYVEFSSLNGKYKSSRNVIKDLKKAGFIGNSDGISAINIVDMPYGYVIFDKNRERALQVINSFLVKHNIFSIGRYGAWEYSFIEKNIKDAKELAEKINAESL, via the coding sequence ATGCCAAAAACCGTTATTATAGGCGCCGGAATATCCGGTCTTACAGCGGCATATTTTTTAAAAAAGCCCTACGCGGTTTTGGAAGCAAAACCTTACGCCGGCGGACTTTGCGCATCGTTTTACGAAGACGGATTTACTTTTGACTGCTCGGGGCATTTCATTCATATTAAAGACAAAAAAATAAAAAAACTCGTAGAAAAACTTACCGGCGGCACAGATGAAATAAAAAGAAACGCCGCGATATATTTAGACAAAACGTTTGTGCCGTATCCTTTTCAGGCAAACCTGTATTATTTAAACAATAAAATAAAAAAAGAATGCGTTGACGGAATTTTAAAGAGAAAAGAAATCGCAATATCTACTTCAATGCCGTTTATAGATTGGAGCAAAGCAATGTTTGGCAGCGGCATAACAAAATACTTTATGCAACCATACAACCAAAAACTTTGGAGCTACGACTTAAAAAAAATGACTGCGGCATGGTCGGGACCTTTTGTGCCAAAACCTGACGCCAAAACAATAGTGGAATCGGCATATTCAAAAAACAAAGAGCATTACGGCTACAACAGCGTATTTTACTATCCGAAAAACAAAGGCTGTCAGGCGCTAATTAACGGAATGCTAAAAAAAGTTAAGCCCGAATATAATTCTAAAACAACAAAGATTGATATAAAAAATAAAGTTGTCCATGCAGGCTGCAAACAATACAAATATAATAAAATTATCTCAACGCAGCCTCTTACGGAACTTATAAAACAAATTTCCAACGTGCCTGCAAACGTAAAAAAAGCGGCTGCAAAACTTGTATGCAACTCTGTAAGATGCGTAAATATCGGCGTGAAAGCCGCAACGGGAATCGCGAAAAATTTAAAAGGCGTTCACTGGCTGTATCTTCCGGAATCAAAATTTCCTTTTTACAGAATCGGCGTATATTCAAACGTAAACGCAAAAACGGCTCCAAAAAACTCTTACGGTTTTTACGTGGAATTTTCAAGTTTAAACGGGAAATACAAAAGCAGCCGGAATGTGATAAAAGATTTAAAAAAAGCCGGTTTTATAGGAAACTCCGACGGGATAAGCGCAATAAATATAGTAGATATGCCCTATGGTTATGTTATTTTTGACAAAAACCGCGAACGCGCCCTGCAGGTTATAAACAGCTTTTTAGTTAAACACAATATATTTTCCATAGGCCGCTACGGCGCGTGGGAATACTCTTTTATAGAAAAAAATATAAAAGACGCAAAAGAATTGGCAGAGAAGATAAACGCGGAGAGTTTGTAA
- a CDS encoding glycosyltransferase family 2 protein, giving the protein MKKNKVIIVMPAYNAAKTLKKTLDDIPKGSYDEIILVDDLSKDDTAEVAKNLGLKVISHDVNKGYGGNQKTCYKAALEDGADIVVMLHPDYQYDPRLVPFLAGLIADDVCDIMMANRIRTRKEALKGGMPFYKYFFNRCLTITENLVLGLNLGEYHTGYRAFSKKALETVRFELDSDDFVFDQHIIVQAAACGLRIGDIPVTAKYFKEASSINFIRSSKYGLETLLILFRFALHKLHILPQKIFKPKASGDKI; this is encoded by the coding sequence ATGAAAAAGAATAAAGTGATAATAGTTATGCCGGCATACAACGCGGCAAAAACTCTCAAAAAAACTTTAGACGATATTCCGAAAGGAAGTTACGACGAAATAATTCTTGTTGACGATTTATCAAAAGACGACACGGCGGAAGTTGCCAAAAATCTCGGACTTAAAGTTATATCGCACGATGTCAACAAAGGCTACGGCGGAAACCAGAAAACTTGTTATAAAGCCGCATTGGAAGACGGAGCCGATATTGTAGTTATGCTTCACCCGGACTATCAATACGACCCGCGCCTTGTTCCGTTTCTGGCAGGTCTTATAGCCGACGACGTTTGCGACATTATGATGGCAAACAGAATACGCACGCGCAAAGAAGCGCTAAAAGGCGGAATGCCGTTTTATAAATATTTTTTCAACAGATGTCTTACAATAACCGAAAATTTAGTTTTAGGATTAAACTTGGGAGAGTATCACACGGGTTACAGAGCATTTTCAAAAAAAGCGCTTGAAACTGTCCGTTTTGAACTTGATTCCGACGACTTTGTTTTTGACCAGCACATAATTGTTCAGGCGGCGGCATGCGGGCTTAGAATAGGCGATATTCCGGTTACCGCAAAGTATTTTAAAGAAGCGTCTTCAATAAATTTTATAAGAAGTTCTAAATACGGGCTTGAAACGCTTTTAATTTTATTTAGATTTGCGCTTCATAAACTGCATATACTTCCTCAAAAAATATTTAAACCGAAAGCATCGGGAGATAAAATATGA
- the recG gene encoding ATP-dependent DNA helicase RecG, translating to MKAMNLNSDVKYIKGIGPKRALAFLKLGVKSAGDLLTLFPAQYQDRTQTAPISEAYFTPHACISGKIGKSYERKLSMGLSILDVEIFDSSGMTYVRFFRKKSSYSKVDVFASIKNSFAQNKFAYIFGDAKAEIGARYINVQDYEITDSPDAKPEFFNKIIPVYPATEGLSQKVIRAAVKSAVTSLADIYYDISDIIPQFEQCKISAREALKKIHYPQSMQDAENARRAFALQEFFVLESALALSRAHIKKDPKKQKYEIKKTLLTPFKNNLTFEFTKAQKKAINEIFTDMQNELPANRMIMGDVGSGKTVVALSAILLAAENGYQSMIAAPTEILAQQHYLTISNMFEGLGVQTVLATSSTLKKKSDRDKILSSIISGETTVVVGTHSLIEDRIEFKNLALVVVDEQHRFGVMQKSRALAKAKTPDTLMMTATPIPRALAMTLYGEMDMTTINELPPGRIPIKTYIVSESAAYANAVKELKSGGQAYIVFPLIDESDKIELKAATVEAEKLSESYFKNFKVGLLHGKMKPAEKNAVMKSFKNKEFDVLIATTVIEVGIDVPNATVMIIQHADRFGLSALHQLRGRIGRGKKQSYCYLVGSVKSENARKRLSIMAQTNNGFKIAQEDLQMRGPGEFMGTTQHGFPEFKAGDLIKDADIIEFTKDCARKLIEDDPKLEKSENLTLKKLIAQKFADKLKFINVG from the coding sequence ATGAAAGCAATGAATTTAAACAGCGATGTAAAGTATATCAAAGGAATAGGTCCTAAAAGGGCTTTGGCGTTTCTAAAACTCGGCGTTAAAAGCGCGGGAGATCTTCTTACTTTATTTCCGGCTCAATATCAGGACAGAACGCAAACAGCGCCCATTTCAGAAGCCTACTTTACGCCTCACGCATGCATATCGGGCAAAATCGGCAAATCCTACGAAAGAAAACTTTCCATGGGACTTTCTATTTTAGACGTGGAAATTTTTGATTCTTCAGGCATGACTTACGTGCGTTTTTTCAGAAAGAAAAGCTCGTATTCCAAAGTAGATGTTTTTGCTTCAATAAAAAATTCATTTGCGCAAAATAAATTTGCTTATATTTTCGGAGACGCCAAAGCGGAGATAGGCGCGCGCTACATAAACGTTCAAGATTATGAAATAACGGATTCGCCTGACGCAAAACCTGAATTTTTCAACAAAATAATTCCCGTTTACCCTGCAACGGAAGGTTTAAGCCAAAAAGTAATAAGAGCCGCCGTAAAATCTGCAGTAACTTCTCTTGCGGATATTTATTACGACATATCGGATATAATACCGCAGTTTGAGCAATGCAAAATATCCGCGCGCGAAGCTCTAAAAAAAATACATTATCCGCAAAGTATGCAAGACGCCGAAAACGCAAGACGAGCATTTGCCCTGCAGGAGTTTTTTGTTTTAGAGTCCGCGCTTGCGCTTTCAAGAGCGCACATAAAAAAAGATCCGAAAAAACAAAAATATGAAATTAAAAAAACTCTTTTAACGCCCTTTAAAAATAACCTTACATTTGAGTTTACAAAAGCGCAAAAAAAAGCCATCAATGAAATTTTTACCGACATGCAAAACGAACTGCCAGCAAACCGAATGATTATGGGAGACGTCGGTTCCGGCAAAACCGTAGTAGCTTTAAGCGCAATACTTCTTGCGGCGGAAAACGGCTACCAGTCTATGATTGCCGCGCCCACGGAAATTCTTGCCCAGCAGCATTATCTTACAATATCAAATATGTTTGAAGGTCTCGGCGTGCAAACGGTTTTAGCCACTTCTTCAACGCTTAAGAAAAAAAGCGACAGAGATAAAATTCTTTCTTCAATAATAAGCGGAGAAACAACGGTAGTCGTGGGAACGCACTCTTTAATAGAAGACAGAATAGAGTTTAAAAATCTTGCGCTCGTAGTTGTTGACGAACAGCACAGATTCGGCGTTATGCAAAAATCGCGCGCGCTTGCGAAAGCAAAAACTCCGGATACCCTAATGATGACGGCAACGCCAATACCGCGAGCTCTTGCAATGACGCTTTACGGCGAAATGGATATGACGACAATAAACGAACTTCCTCCCGGAAGAATACCGATAAAAACTTATATTGTTTCCGAATCCGCGGCTTATGCAAACGCCGTTAAAGAACTTAAAAGCGGCGGGCAGGCGTATATCGTATTTCCGTTAATAGACGAGTCCGACAAAATAGAACTTAAAGCCGCAACCGTTGAAGCCGAAAAACTATCCGAAAGCTATTTTAAAAATTTCAAAGTAGGTCTGCTGCACGGAAAAATGAAACCGGCTGAAAAAAATGCGGTTATGAAAAGTTTCAAAAACAAAGAGTTTGACGTTTTAATTGCCACAACGGTTATTGAGGTTGGCATAGACGTTCCTAACGCCACAGTTATGATAATTCAGCATGCCGACAGATTCGGGCTTTCCGCGCTTCATCAGCTTCGCGGACGCATAGGAAGAGGGAAAAAACAATCTTACTGTTATCTTGTAGGTTCGGTAAAAAGCGAAAATGCGCGCAAAAGGCTTAGCATAATGGCTCAAACAAATAATGGTTTTAAAATTGCCCAAGAAGATTTACAAATGAGAGGTCCCGGAGAGTTCATGGGCACAACTCAACACGGTTTTCCGGAATTTAAAGCCGGAGACCTTATAAAAGACGCCGATATTATAGAGTTTACAAAAGACTGCGCAAGAAAACTTATTGAAGATGATCCCAAGCTTGAAAAGAGCGAAAACCTAACCCTAAAAAAGCTGATAGCGCAAAAATTTGCCGATAAGCTGAAATTTATAAATGTCGGTTGA
- a CDS encoding lysylphosphatidylglycerol synthase transmembrane domain-containing protein, whose product MLKKHFFKILAGVIISSALIYLTFRNIDFTATFDTIKKANCVLLLLAAALYAFTYILRSIRYYFMILPIKQTRVFENLPYTILGFFMNNIIPLRIGELVRAKITGERLKISRSSILATIVVERLFDIIIFVASFFVIMLVMPFPEIIKKSFYVCAVVFGIGLVILFLITKHEKKALQLVSKLPLPHRIKNLVSELFDKFTGGLATLKKPSAFLISFLMSALIWLTESAVLVIAAYAFGINLPHVILGGLFTVIIIGIGAIVPTAPGYIGAFEYFGSNLALIQGLSIEASKAVACILTYHFIQIGVIFILGSASIVKTKISFNDLFKFAKIEDNKNEKE is encoded by the coding sequence ATGCTCAAGAAACATTTTTTTAAAATACTTGCAGGCGTTATAATAAGCTCAGCGCTGATATATTTGACGTTTAGAAATATTGATTTTACGGCAACGTTTGACACTATAAAAAAAGCAAACTGCGTTTTGCTGCTGCTTGCCGCCGCGTTATACGCTTTCACATATATTTTAAGAAGCATTCGTTACTACTTCATGATTTTACCCATTAAACAAACCCGCGTTTTTGAAAATCTTCCTTATACGATTTTAGGATTTTTTATGAATAATATTATCCCTCTGCGCATAGGCGAACTTGTTCGCGCAAAAATTACCGGCGAGAGACTGAAAATTTCAAGAAGCTCAATTCTTGCCACAATTGTGGTAGAAAGACTTTTTGACATAATTATATTTGTAGCGTCTTTCTTTGTAATAATGCTTGTTATGCCGTTTCCCGAAATAATAAAAAAATCTTTTTATGTTTGCGCCGTTGTTTTCGGAATAGGGCTTGTAATTCTTTTTTTAATAACAAAGCATGAAAAAAAAGCGTTACAGCTTGTTTCAAAACTTCCGTTGCCGCACAGAATAAAAAACCTTGTCAGCGAACTTTTTGACAAGTTTACCGGCGGGCTTGCAACGCTTAAGAAACCGTCGGCTTTTTTAATTTCGTTTTTAATGTCCGCGCTGATTTGGCTTACCGAAAGCGCGGTTCTTGTCATAGCCGCGTATGCGTTCGGCATTAATTTGCCGCATGTTATTTTAGGCGGACTTTTTACCGTAATAATAATAGGAATAGGCGCCATAGTGCCTACCGCTCCCGGATATATCGGCGCATTTGAATATTTCGGAAGCAATCTTGCTCTTATACAAGGACTTTCCATAGAGGCGTCAAAAGCGGTGGCGTGTATTTTAACGTATCATTTTATACAGATCGGCGTTATATTTATTTTGGGTTCGGCAAGCATAGTGAAAACTAAAATTTCTTTTAACGATTTGTTCAAGTTTGCAAAAATTGAGGATAATAAAAATGAAAAAGAATAA
- the coaD gene encoding pantetheine-phosphate adenylyltransferase translates to MKNKKITAVYPGSFDPITNGHLDIITRAADMFPNLVVAVTENASKNHMFSVAERVELLKKSTKNLKNVKVISFAGLLADYLKKTDTFVVIRGLRAVSDFEYEFQMALMNRKLYKKIETVFLMPDQAYTFLSSSMVKEIATLGGKTEGLVPAHVSKKLQQHIQQRSKNG, encoded by the coding sequence ATGAAAAACAAAAAAATTACCGCCGTATATCCCGGAAGTTTTGACCCTATTACAAACGGTCATTTAGACATTATAACAAGAGCCGCGGACATGTTTCCTAACCTTGTTGTTGCAGTTACCGAAAATGCCAGCAAAAATCACATGTTTTCTGTTGCCGAACGCGTGGAACTGCTTAAAAAATCAACTAAAAATCTAAAAAATGTAAAAGTCATTTCATTTGCCGGACTTCTTGCCGACTATTTGAAAAAAACCGACACTTTTGTTGTTATCAGAGGGCTGCGAGCCGTTTCGGATTTTGAATATGAATTTCAAATGGCTTTAATGAACAGAAAACTGTATAAGAAAATAGAAACAGTTTTTCTTATGCCAGATCAGGCATATACGTTTTTATCTTCAAGCATGGTCAAAGAAATTGCAACGCTTGGCGGAAAAACAGAAGGGCTTGTTCCTGCGCACGTATCAAAAAAATTGCAACAACACATACAACAGAGGAGTAAAAATGGATAA